From Aedes albopictus strain Foshan chromosome 1, AalbF5, whole genome shotgun sequence, one genomic window encodes:
- the LOC134285698 gene encoding uncharacterized protein LOC134285698 has product MQPSFSGQQHHDVPEPEPSTSGQQIEHELDMVPSIPSLESIPSTDQLQGPHNIEKFNTIAETLSLSPISSRNMRSMEYRINKSLQITKAVRKNIFGIDSTDVGKVEAYDEIIMQLKDKFNHPTTDRSEQIKILSVLPKSWSVNKITREFNAPMYMARQVKDLVYEQGILCTTEKRRGHGIDDDTKQIVREFFDDNDISRPMPGTNDFVSEVRNGKKQQVQKRLLMMSFKEAYMIFVDMYKTVNIGFTVFTQLRPKHCILLDSTGIHNVCICTIHENVNLMFNSIRIVSQDEIIQKCFAIFPPEQIIAFSVLVKSVLVMNTLKRNLH; this is encoded by the exons atgcaaccatcatttagtgggcagcaacatcatgatgttccagaaccagaaccgtcaacgagtggtcaacaaatcgaacatgagctgg atatggtaccatctattccatcattggagtcaattccgtcaacagatcaactacagggtccccataatattgagaagtttaataccattgctgaaacattgagtttatcgccaatctcatctagaaacatgagaagtatggaatatcgcataaacaaatcattgcagattacgaaagcagttcgaaaaaatatcttcggaatagattcaacggatgttggcaaagtggaggcgtatgacgagataattatgcagttaaaggataagttcaatcaccctacaactgacagaagcgaacagattaaaatactatctgtacttcctaagtcttggtcggtaaataaaatcacaagagagtttaacgcaccaatgtatatggcgaggcaggtgaaggatcttgtttatgaacagggtattctttgtaccaccgaaaaaagaagggggcatggtattgatgacgatacaaaacaaatagtaagagaattttttgatgataatgatatcagcaggccaatgccaggaacaaatgattttgtttctgaggttcgaaatggaaaaaaacaacaagttcaaaaacgacttttgatgatgtcgtttaaagaggcttatatgatttttgtagatatgtacaaaactgtgaatattggtttcacagtatttacacagttgcgaccaaagcattgtattttacttgattctactggtatacataatgtatgcatatgtactattcatgaaaatgtaaatttaatgttcaacagtataagaattgtgtcacaagatgaaataatacaaaaatgctttgcgatatttccaccagaacagataattgctttttccgtgcttgtgaaaagtgtgcttgtaatgaacacattgaagaggaacttacattga